CTCTCACTTGCTCTGCGGCCCGGATGACCCGAGATGCTGAGGGTAATCTGCCAATACCTCATACTTCCGGACAGATTCCACACGCCCAAAGGGCCCTGGAAATTGTaagtttttgatatttcttatttttttatgacatatatgttaattaagtatttattagATGCtagtttaattcatttttttaatataggcTGCCGCAGAAGGAGCACCACCGACTCTGGCCCGACTTTACAAGTTGACCCACCAGCATGCTGATGGAACTTTCTCTCATCCTCGAGCAGAGCAGCTCTGCAACGATGTAGATGCTCGGATTCAAGAGGTCCAGACTCAACTGACGCAAGAAAATCCGGATGGTGCACCGGTCGAGCTTTCTCCCATCGAACAAGACAAAATTTTTGAGCAGGTAAAATATTCGATAttcgatatttttaatttatgtttacatattttttacatatgtactaattaatatctatttataaattgaagATTGCTCCGAAGAAAAGGGGACGTATAGCAGGAATCGGGAGTGTGAACGATGTTCCAAGGGCGAGAGTTGAACACGCTGCTAGACGGGAAGCAGGTTCCATGTTCCGGAGGGATTTGGAAACTGCGAACCGAACCATAGCCGACCACAACGACAAATTTAAGGCTATGGCTAACATCTTCGATATGCTGTTAGGTTCAACCCCACACGTCAACCCGACGGTTGCGTCAGCGTGGCAGAGCATGCGTTCGAGTTTTGCCGGTCCCGACCCTACTCCGGAACAGCAGGCAAATTTGGAACGGGAAGCGGATGAGAGGACTGCTGAAATCTTCGATGAAATAAACCTTAATGTTTAGTTTTTCTcggttttaattatttagtattttaatattttaattttatgaatgttatatattatattttatggaatttatcaaattcgtatttttttaattttaagaa
The Raphanus sativus cultivar WK10039 unplaced genomic scaffold, ASM80110v3 Scaffold5553, whole genome shotgun sequence DNA segment above includes these coding regions:
- the LOC130507750 gene encoding uncharacterized protein LOC130507750 — its product is MTRDAEGNLPIPHTSGQIPHAQRALEIAAAEGAPPTLARLYKLTHQHADGTFSHPRAEQLCNDVDARIQEVQTQLTQENPDGAPVELSPIEQDKIFEQIAPKKRGRIAGIGSVNDVPRARVEHAARREAGSMFRRDLETANRTIADHNDKFKAMANIFDMLLGSTPHVNPTVASAWQSMRSSFAGPDPTPEQQANLEREADERTAEIFDEINLNV